ATTAATCGGATTGAAGTTAAGCCAGGTCATCATATTAGTACCCAAATGCACTACCACCGTAGCGAACATTGGGTTGTAGTATCTGGTACAGCGAAGGTTATTTGTAATGGTCAAGAAACGATCTTGATGCAAAAACAGTCAACATACGTCCCTATGTCTACATCTCATCGGGTGGAAAATCCAGGGGTGATTCCACTGGTGATGATTGAAGTCCAAAATGGAGAATACCTGGGAGACGACGACATCATCCGCTTCCCAGAAGACCCCGAAACATGAAACCAAGCAAAGCGTTTAACTAGATGGAAAACGGCGCGATCGCTACCAACGTTGTGTGCTACAGTACCAATTGTTGAATAGGATTCGGTTGTAGGTTTTGTTTCTTTCTACAGAATTTCCAGAAAATGTCTACCTATGTCTCGGCAGGCATATCTCTGAAACTGAATCTCTACATTATTTAGCTTTGGAGGTATTCCATGTCGATTTATGTAGGTAATTTGTCTTACGAAGTTACAGAAGACGATCTTAACTCCGTGTTTGCAGAATACGGAACTGTTAAGCGCGTTAATTTACCCAACGACCGCGAAACGGGACGACCACGCGGGTTTGCTTTTGTAGAAATGCAAACAGAAGATCAAGAAACCGCAGCTATTGAAGCCTTGGATGGTGCAGAGTGGATGGGGCGTGATCTGAAAGTTAACAAAGCCAAACCTCGTGAAGATAACAGAAGCGGGGGCGGGGGTGGTCGCCCAGGTGGTAATCGCGGTGGCGGTTACGGAAATTCCTCCAGAGGAAACGACAGACGCGGCGACTATTAACTCACAATTAGTATCAATCTCATATTAAAATCACAGAAGCCTGCTGGCACTAGCTGATTGATACTGGTTATTGAATTCTTGCGTAAAACTTTAGAAAATTAAGGTAACCTAGCCACTGAATCGAATCTGGGAAGAAAGGAGTAAGAATGACCCAAATAGTTTTAGGCGATAATGAAGGAATTGATTCTGCTTTACGTCGGTTCAAGCGCGAAGTATCTAAAGCAGGAATTCTAGCAGACGTAAAGAAAAATCGGCACTTTGAAACTCCCATAGAGAAACGCAAACGCAAGGCAGTTGCTGCTAGACGCAAAAAACGTTTCCGTTAGAAGTATTTTTAAAAGAGGGCTTTGCGATCGCAGAGCCTTCTTTATTTTAAGCATTCAGCACTATTGTTAAATAAATCACAGCTAAAAAGCACTTTAATAAAATTGCGGTTAGTATAAGCAACATCAAAAACATACTGTAAGCATTCAGCTATCAGCCCAAAGCCGTCAGCTTATGATAGTAAGCTGTTGTGTTTCGCGCATTT
This genomic window from Oculatellaceae cyanobacterium contains:
- a CDS encoding phosphomannose isomerase type II C-terminal cupin domain — its product is MTENQNQQLVTPSDVPPTHLTTTQIRPWGTVTVLEDGNRYRINRIEVKPGHHISTQMHYHRSEHWVVVSGTAKVICNGQETILMQKQSTYVPMSTSHRVENPGVIPLVMIEVQNGEYLGDDDIIRFPEDPET
- a CDS encoding RNA-binding protein — encoded protein: MSIYVGNLSYEVTEDDLNSVFAEYGTVKRVNLPNDRETGRPRGFAFVEMQTEDQETAAIEALDGAEWMGRDLKVNKAKPREDNRSGGGGGRPGGNRGGGYGNSSRGNDRRGDY
- the rpsU gene encoding 30S ribosomal protein S21, with the protein product MTQIVLGDNEGIDSALRRFKREVSKAGILADVKKNRHFETPIEKRKRKAVAARRKKRFR